From the genome of Clavibacter nebraskensis NCPPB 2581:
GGTCGTGCAGGCGGCGAGCGTCGCGGTCGTGGGGGCGGTCCTCCCGGCGGCGGGCATCGCCCTCGCCGTCGTGCTCGGGGTCGCGCTCGTCGTCGGGATCGGCGCGACCACGGCTCTGGCGGGGCGCGCCGAGACGCGGATCGCGCCGCTCCGCGCCCGCCTGCAGGATCTGGTGCTCGACTTCGTCGGCGGGCTCGACGTCCTGACCTCGTTCGGGGCGGTGGACGATCGCCTCGCCGCGATCGACCGGGCCGCCACCGAGCTCCGGCGCGCGGAGCTGCGCAGCGCCGCGGCGGCGGGCGTCACCACGGGCGTCGTGCTCGCCGGCACGGGCGCGGTCGCCGGGTGGACCGTGCTGCAGGGCGTGCCGGGGCTCGCTTCCGGGACGCTGGACCCCGCCTGGCTCGCGCTGGCCGCGCTGGTGCCGCTCGCGCTCGTCGAGCAGGCGACCGCCGTGCCGCTCGCGGTGCAGGCGTGGCGGCGCGTGCGCACGAGCGCGGAGCGCGTGGCGGGCGTCGTGCCGGAGACGGTGCCCGACGAGATCCCGCGGGAGCCGGACGACGCCGCCGACGCGCAGCCCGTCACCGCCGACGCGTCGCCCGCGGGCACGACGCTCGAGGTCCGCGACCTCGTCACGCGCTGGCCCGGCGCCGACGAGGACGCCCTCGCGCCCGTGTCGCTCGTGGTGCGGCCGGGGGAGACGGTCGTCGTGCGCGGCCCGAGCGGATCCGGCAAGTCGTCGCTCGCGGCCGCCCTCGCCCGCTTCCTCGAGTCGCGCGGCGCCTACGAGCTGGACGGCCGGGACGCCCGGTCGATGCCGCCGTCGGCCGTGCGGCGGATCGTCGGCCTCTGCGAGCAGGCGCCGCACCTCTTCGACGCGAGCATCCGGCAGAACCTGCTCTTCGCGCGCGACGACGCGACCGACGACGAGCTCGTCGCCGTGCTCGCGCGCGTGGGCCTCGCGGACTGGACGGCCGGTCGGGGCGGCCTCGACGCGCGCGTCGGCGACCGCGGCGGCCTCGTCTCCGGCGGGCAGGCGCAGCGGATCGCCCTGGCACGGGCCCTGCTCGCCGACTTCCCGGTGCTCGTCCTCGACGAGCCGACGGCGGACGTCGACGCCGAGCGCGCCCGCGCCGTGCTGCGCGACGTGCTGACGGCCGCGCGCGACCGCGGTCCCGGGGTGCTCCTGCTGACGCACACGGACGTGCCGCACGACCTCGTGGACCGGACGGTCGAGCTGCGGGTCGCCGGCGACCGCGTCCGGACGGAGTGACGCGGCGTCGTCAGCCCGCGGGCAGCTCGCGCCGCAGCGCATCCAGCCGCGTGCGCCACGCGCGCACGCGGCCGGGCTCGGCGGCGGTGGCCGGGCCGTCGATCCAGCCGCGCACCAGGCGGATCCCGTGCAGCGCGCTGACCGCCCACACCTCGCGGCCGTCGAGGTCGGCCGGCCGCACCCGCTCGTGCAGCACGTCGACGCCGAGGGCCGTCGCCAGGGCGACGATGCTGCGCTCGGTGACGCTCGGGATCCGCGGCACGTCGCCCTCGACGACCGCGAGAGCGTCGCCGTGCCACCACAGGATCGCGCTGTAGGCGCCCTCCACGATCGTGCCGTCGGCCGCGAGGATCACCGCCTCGCCCGCGCCGTACCGGGACGCGCGGCTGCGCAGGGCTCCCAGCGCGTGCAGGTCAGGTCCCTTGACGCGCGGCATCGTGCGCGGATCCGGGCCGTCGTGGTCGCGGAGCACCACCGACGCCGTGCGCTCCGGCGCCGGTCGCACGAGGAGCCGCGCGGTGTCGCCGTCGGGCCCGCGGAGCGCCTCGACGCGCGGGAACCACGCGCCGTCCCGGGGCAGCGCGGCGACCGCGGCGTCGAGGAAGGCGGCGGGATCCGGCACGGCCGCGGCCTGCACGCGCAGCGACGCGAGGAAGCGCTGGCGGTGCACGTCGAGCGCGAGGACGCGGCCGTCGTCGACGAGGAACGAGTCGGCCGCGAGCACCCGGTGCCCGGCGGGTCGCGCCTCCTCGAGCCCTCCACCGGCGGGATCCGCGGGTTCCGGCGCCCAGCCCGCCGCGGTCCACCGGAGGATCTTCTCGGAACTCATACCCTTGAGGCTAGGCGGCCACCGGGTGCGCTCACGACACCGGGAGGCCGAGGATGCACGAGGCCGACGCGCGCGCCGCGGGGCAGGTCGTCGGCCGACGGCTGGGCGCATGGCACGACCCGGAGGCGGTGTTCCTCGCGCTCTTCGCGGACGAGCGGGCCGGCGACGTCGCCTGGCTCGACGACTCGGCGGGGGAGGGCTGGAGCTACCTCGCGGCGTCCGCCGGGACGACCGTGGACTGGCCGCGGGGCGTGTTCGCGGGGCTGGCGGGGATGCTGCCCGCGTCCCCGGACGAGCGCTCCGCGCCCGCGCGCGCCGATGCCGACGCCGACGCCCTCCCGGACGGCCTCGCCTTCCGGCTGGGTGTGGTCGGCTGGATCCCGTACGACGCCTGGACCGAGACCGTCCCGCTCCATCACGCCCCGCCGAGCGCGTCCGCCGAGGCCGCAGCCCCGGTGCCCGCCGCCGCACTCCGCGTCGACCGCCTCCTCGCCTTCGACCACGCGGCGGGGGAGGTCTGGGCCGTCGCCCGAGCCGGGGATCCCTGGCCGCGCTCCGTCGAGGAGGAGCTCGCCCGCGTGGCCGCGTCGGGCGCGCGTCCCGTCCCGCGTAACGCGGACGAGGACGCCGACGCCGACGCCACCCTCGTCTGGCGCCACGACGACGCCACCTACCTCGACCTCATCCGCTCCTGCCAGGAGTCCATCCGCCGCGGCGACGCCTACCAGCTGTGCCTCACGAACAGCGCGGCGATCCCGGGAGCCGTCGATGCCGTCCGCGTGCACGTCGCCCTCCGCGCCCTCAGCCCCACCCACCACGGCGCCTTCCTCCGCGTGGGCGGCACGGCCCTCGTCAGCGCGTCGCCCGAGCGGTTCGTGGAGGTCGACGCGCGCGGCACGCTCCGCACCCTGCCCATCAAGGGCACGCGACCCCGCCACGCGGATCCCGCCGCCGACGCCCGGGCGCGCGCCGACCTCCTCGCCAGCGAGAAGGAGCGCGCGGAGAACGTCATGATCGTCGACCTCATGCGCAACGACCTCAGCCGCGTGTGCGTGCTCGGATCCGTGCGCGTCACGAGCCTGTTCGCCGTCGAGGCGTACGCGCAGGTGCACCAGCTCGTGAGCCGCGTCGAGGGGGAGCTGGCCCCGGGCGTCTCGGCCGTCGACGCCGTGCGCGCCCTGTTCCCCGCGGGATCCATGACGGGTGCCCCGAAGTCGGCGGCCGTCGGCATCCTCGCCGCGCTCGAGGGCGGGCCGCGCGGCGTCTACGCGGGCGCGTTCGGCTGGTTCGGCGACGACGGCCGCGTCGACCTCGCCATGGTGATCCGCTCGGTCGTCGTCACGGACGGCCGCGCGACGGTCGGCGCCGGCGGCGGGATCACGGCGCTGTCCGTCCCCGAGGAGGAGCTCGAGGAGGTGCGCGTGAAGGCCGCGCCG
Proteins encoded in this window:
- the cydC gene encoding thiol reductant ABC exporter subunit CydC, whose translation is MNRDGVLRLAQPPTRRTLPGLLAGLASAVGAVALLATSAWLITRASEQPPILFLGMAIVGVRAFALGRAAFRYLERITSHDAAFRALATLRVGVFERLLPFAPAGLRDTRRGDLLARLVGDVDRLQDLPLRVVQPLAVSVVVQAASVAVVGAVLPAAGIALAVVLGVALVVGIGATTALAGRAETRIAPLRARLQDLVLDFVGGLDVLTSFGAVDDRLAAIDRAATELRRAELRSAAAAGVTTGVVLAGTGAVAGWTVLQGVPGLASGTLDPAWLALAALVPLALVEQATAVPLAVQAWRRVRTSAERVAGVVPETVPDEIPREPDDAADAQPVTADASPAGTTLEVRDLVTRWPGADEDALAPVSLVVRPGETVVVRGPSGSGKSSLAAALARFLESRGAYELDGRDARSMPPSAVRRIVGLCEQAPHLFDASIRQNLLFARDDATDDELVAVLARVGLADWTAGRGGLDARVGDRGGLVSGGQAQRIALARALLADFPVLVLDEPTADVDAERARAVLRDVLTAARDRGPGVLLLTHTDVPHDLVDRTVELRVAGDRVRTE
- a CDS encoding aminotransferase class IV, yielding MSSEKILRWTAAGWAPEPADPAGGGLEEARPAGHRVLAADSFLVDDGRVLALDVHRQRFLASLRVQAAAVPDPAAFLDAAVAALPRDGAWFPRVEALRGPDGDTARLLVRPAPERTASVVLRDHDGPDPRTMPRVKGPDLHALGALRSRASRYGAGEAVILAADGTIVEGAYSAILWWHGDALAVVEGDVPRIPSVTERSIVALATALGVDVLHERVRPADLDGREVWAVSALHGIRLVRGWIDGPATAAEPGRVRAWRTRLDALRRELPAG
- a CDS encoding anthranilate synthase component I family protein, which encodes MHEADARAAGQVVGRRLGAWHDPEAVFLALFADERAGDVAWLDDSAGEGWSYLAASAGTTVDWPRGVFAGLAGMLPASPDERSAPARADADADALPDGLAFRLGVVGWIPYDAWTETVPLHHAPPSASAEAAAPVPAAALRVDRLLAFDHAAGEVWAVARAGDPWPRSVEEELARVAASGARPVPRNADEDADADATLVWRHDDATYLDLIRSCQESIRRGDAYQLCLTNSAAIPGAVDAVRVHVALRALSPTHHGAFLRVGGTALVSASPERFVEVDARGTLRTLPIKGTRPRHADPAADARARADLLASEKERAENVMIVDLMRNDLSRVCVLGSVRVTSLFAVEAYAQVHQLVSRVEGELAPGVSAVDAVRALFPAGSMTGAPKSAAVGILAALEGGPRGVYAGAFGWFGDDGRVDLAMVIRSVVVTDGRATVGAGGGITALSVPEEELEEVRVKAAPLLAAVRAGRLGSPRPPLPSAPDPARPAAPPTGSGPHPRVH